GGCCCAGCGGTTCACGTGGACGTACTCGTGCACCTGGAGGAACTCGCCCCCGCCATACATTTCGCCCTTGGCCATGCCTCCGTACCAGGGCCAGATGGCCATGTCGGCGATGGTGAAGTCCGGCCCGGCGATGTACTCGCTCTCCGCCAGCCGGCGGTCCAGCACGTCCATCTGGCGCTTCACCTCCATGGCGAACCGGTCGATGGCGTATTCGATCTTGAACGGGGCATAGGCGTAGAAGTGGCCGAAGCCGCCGCCCAGGTAGGGGGCGCTGCCCATCTGCCAGAACAGCCAGGACATGCACTCGGCGCGGGCGCCCGGCTCGGTGGGCAGGAAAGCGCCGAACTTCTCGGCCAGGTGCACCAGGATGGCGCCGGACTCAAAGACCCGGATCGGCTTGGGCCCGCTGCGGTCCAGGAGGGCGGGGATCTTCGAGTTCGGGTTGATGTCGACAAAGCCGCTGGAGAACTGGTCCCCCTCGTTGATACGGATCAGCCAGGCGTCATACTCGGCGCCGGAATGGCCCAGGGCCAGAAGCTCCTCCAGCATCACCGTCACCTTCACCCCGTTGGGCGTGCCCAGGGAGTAGAGCTGCATCGGGTGGCGCCCGACCGGCAGCTCCTTCTCGTGGGTTGCTCCCGCCACCGGCCGGTTGATGTTGGCGAAACGGCCGCCATTCTCGCGG
The sequence above is a segment of the Phenylobacterium parvum genome. Coding sequences within it:
- the yghU gene encoding glutathione-dependent disulfide-bond oxidoreductase → MSDAEYVPPKIWTWNRENGGRFANINRPVAGATHEKELPVGRHPMQLYSLGTPNGVKVTVMLEELLALGHSGAEYDAWLIRINEGDQFSSGFVDINPNSKIPALLDRSGPKPIRVFESGAILVHLAEKFGAFLPTEPGARAECMSWLFWQMGSAPYLGGGFGHFYAYAPFKIEYAIDRFAMEVKRQMDVLDRRLAESEYIAGPDFTIADMAIWPWYGGMAKGEMYGGGEFLQVHEYVHVNRWADAIAARPAAKRGRAVNRPFGKPESQLLERHDASDFDKLVL